tatatatatatatatatatgatacggcCAATAGGTAAACAGAAAGCAGAGTGGATCTGTaaatttcatttccatttccttttttttcactctctctggTTAATATGTGGTATGTATTGTCTACGTAATGATTACAGGTTAAAAGGGtttgggtgtgggaggtgtgagggtgtgtgttttTATTCTTTCAGTCGAAATTAAAGCTATAGTCAGTGTTGTATGGTCAGTTATACAATAACTCACAGAGTCACTGCTGTATTTTCAGTTATACAGTACCTTTCAGAGTCACTGCTGTATTGTCAGTCATACAGTACCATTCAGTCAGTGTTGTATCGTTAGATCCATTTAGATTTCAAGATACAAGTCcttaacgaatatatatatatatatatatatatatatatatatatatatatatatatatatatatatatatataagagtctaTTATTGAGTCTCACTGAGTCgctagaacctctctctctctctctctctctctctctctctctctctctctctctctctctctctctctctctctctctctctctctctctctctctctctctctctctctagtctcacGTGACGAGAGATCAGGTTGGCCTGTATCTCTCCCACGCTGATCGAGAGATAcgaacaaaaagaaagaaagaaaaagaatgaaaatgtaatgattTATATCCTTTTATAAttgagtctttcttttttttttttttacttgtatacGATCCGCCTCGAGCAAAACTGCTGATCGTTACGAGTGGATTGTTCTATGCTATAGAAGCAGCATATGTAAACTGTGTTGAGATAGGCAATGGctggatgggaagagagagagagagagagagagagagagagagagagagagagagagagagagagagaacgtgggaTCTTACGGAAGTTGGGCtggtattgtaaaaaaaaaaaagaaagaaaaggtggtcCATTTACCATTTACAGTTTGGTCCATTTACAGTTTTtaatgtgggggtggggtggtctcTCTTGTGTACCAGGTttacaaagggagagagagagagagagagagagagagagagagagagagagagagagagagagagagagttgaagataGATTTCCAAACGTATGAACAGTAATAGGTAACTATACTTCAGTTATACGTAAGAAGGACTGAAGAGCTTTCCTGTGTGTACTTCATACTGTGGGGGTTTTTGGGATTGCGTTGTGAGATGGGAGGTGcgtagggagagggagtgagtgtcggaggtgtgtgtgtgtgtgtgtgtgtggaaaatgggTGTGTGGTATGAAAAATGCGTGAGGGTGGTATGGAAATAGGAggaggttgtgagggggggggaatggcTTATGTAGATGAAGATGGGAATGGTTGGCTCCTTGTTGGGTGTGAAGTGTGTCGTAGTGGCCCTGGCAAGACAGTCTACGTCATCCCACAGTcaaccactcatttgcatactaGGGGCGTCAAAGGGGACAGTCGATCGgttagtgtgtggggggaggggactcCTTTGGGAGATGGGAAGGGGGTGTTGAGATGGCTCTCAGGGGGAGGAGACTATAGTGGTCGTTGGTCGTCTAGGGAGAGTAGATATAGACTTGTGTGGGGAGATTAGTTGTGTGGGGGgaatagttgtgtgggggggaagttgtgtggggagaATAGTTGTGCGGGGAGAATAGTTGTATGGGGAGAGTAGTTGTGTGGGGAGAATAGTTGTATGGGGAGAatagttgtgtgggggagaataGTTGTGTGGGGAGAATAGTTGTGTGGGGAGAATAGTTGTGCGGGGAGAATAGTTGTGTGGGGAGAATAGTTGTATGGGGAGAGTAGTTGTGTGGGGAGAATAGTTGTATGGGGAGAATAGTTGTCTGGGGGAGAATAGTTGTCTGGGGAGAATAGTTGTCGGGAGAatagttgtatgggagaatagtTGGATGGGGAGAATAGTTGTGTGGGGAGAGTAGTTGTATGGGGAGAATAGTTGTGTGGGGAGAATAGTTGTATGGGGAGAATAATTGTGTGGGGAGAATAGTTGTATGGAAGAATAGTTGTGTGGGGAGAATAGTTGTATGGGGAGAATAGTTGTGTGGGGAGAATAGTTGTGTGGGGAGAATAGTTGTATGGGGAGAATAGTTGTGTGGGGAGAatagttgtatgggagaatagttgtgtggggagaatagttgtatggggagaatagttgtatggggagaatagttgtgtggggagaatagttgtatgggagaatagttgtgtggggagaatagttgtatgggagaatagtTGTGTGGGGAAAATAGTTGTATGGGGAGAATAGTTGTGTGGGGAGAGTAGTTGTATGGGGAGAATAGTTGTGTGGGGAGAATAGTTGTATGGGGAGAATAGTTGTGTGGGGAGAATAGTTGTGTGGGGAGAATAGTTGTGTGGGGAGAGTAGTTGTATGGGGAGAATAGTTGTGTGAGGAGAATAGTTGTGTGGGGAGAATAGTTGTATGGGGAGAATAGTTGTGTGGGGAGAatagttgtatgggagaatagtTGTGTGGGGAGAATAGTTGTATGGAGAGAATAGTTGTATGGGGAGAATAGTTGTGTGGGGAGAATAGTTGTGTGGGGAGAATAGTTGTATGGGGAGAATAGTTGTGTGGGAGAATAGTTGTGTGGGGAGAATAGTTGTATGGGGAGAatagttgtatgggagaatagttgtgtggggagaatagttgtatggggagaatagttgtatggggagaatagttgtgtggggagaatagttgtgtggggagaatagttgtatgggagaatagttgtgtggggagaatagttgtatggggagaatagttgtgtggggagagtagttgtatggggagaatagttgtgtggggagaatagttgtgtggggagaatagttgtgtggggagaatagttgtgtggggagaatagttgtgtggggagaatagttgtatggggagaatagttgtgtgggggagaataGTCTGTGGATTATCAATGTCGTtacgttgtggtggtgaggggagtaaTGGGGATGGTTCGTGTCTTGGGGCTAGGACAGTGTCTGGTGAGGGTCAGTGACTCGCTGAGGATTGTGGGGGCGACAGTGACGCGTCACTGTCGGTGTGAGGGTGGGTTAGTGTCCAGGTGGAGGAGGCAAAATGGTGAGGTTTGGTTTGTCTGGGGTGGAGTGCTGGGGGTGAGTACGTGTCTGGGGTGGAGTGCTGGGGGTGAGTACGTGTCTCAGGGGGGGAGGAACATATGACGAGTTCTGGCTGGTCTGGGGGTGAAGTGATGGGGCTAGTACGTgtctgggggggagagaggaattCAGTGAGATGGGGCAAGCCTGGGGTGGAGCGACGTGTCTttgggggtaggtaggtaggtaggtggaggagtGACGGATGGGGGTCAGAACCTCTCTGGGGTGAGCGTATGGTGGTGAAGTTATAACCtagcgggggagggaaggggtgggaatgggtgggaagggggttcGAGTGATGGGTCAATGCCAGTCTGGCGCGGGGGAGTGTGAGCGGGGATCTGGGAGCGTGTCTGGCGTGATGCCAGTGGTCGAATCCCGCTGGAGCAGGAGGTACAGCCGGTTGTTCAGGCCCCGGTGGGTCTCCGTGACGACGCCCACCGTGCCCTCCGACTCCGTCATGAGCCCGGTGCCCGTCGTGCCCACGCCCACCGCCATGACGACGTCCTCGTCAGACCCGTCTCGCCAGTAGGTCGAAGTCTCCCAGATCGGTCCTGCTTTACTCCTCCCGCGAGCCAGTAAGTAGCCCCCCACCAGGAGCGCCACGCCCACGCAGGAGGCCACGATGCCCGCCCCGACCACCGCGCCGTCGCTCACCCTCCCGTGACCCAGGCCCATCGGCAAGGGCTGGCCGGGAGAGAGCCCATGGTGGCTGTCGCCACGGTAGATCCACAAGTCTTTGTTATGATCCATTTTCTGTgggcggtggagggagggggacttGTCCCTTCCCCGGGTGTTTAATGACGTCGGCGCTGCGTCCGGGGTATTGACACGGATCTTCCGGGGCTTCTCGAGGATCTTTTTTCTCTtggtctcttctctctccttatctctctcccCGGGGAGCGGCTGGGGCTCGGTGGCGGCCGCCGGGGAGAGGGACCCCGTCGTCGGCACTGGGCTCTGGGTGGCGTTTCTCGGGGGCATCCTGTTGTGCACGACCCAGTACGGTGGGTCCGTCGGCGTcgtggaagaaggaggaggaggaggaggaggaggagagggcgtcAGGCTCGTCGCTGAGGTCGGAGGCTTTACGGACGTAGATGTAGAGAGGTTTTGAGCCGCGTGGGACGTCGTGGTCGTCTGGGTCGTCACCAGGGGCCTTGGACTGGACGCTTGCGTCGCACTGGTGACTGTCGTCGGTGTGGTGGCCTCCGTCGGTCTGTCCGGACCGACCAGGTCTCGTAAGTTCTCCGGGGTGACTGAGGCCGCTGGGGTAGCGGCCCCGTCCCCTGGAGCACCCCGGGAGACAGTCGTCGAGGCGGGGCCCCCGGTGGGACGGAGAGGTACGATTCCGACGTGTGAGGAGTTCCTGTCCCCTCTGGCCAGGTCGCGGGACCCGGTGCCTGGTGGAGGACTCGTCGCTCCGGGCGGGACATCGGTCCCCGTGACATTCCCCCACGAGTCTGTCCCattcccctcacctcccatctccacctccccttcctcctcagacgccaccaccaccgctactgcCGGGGGCGCTGTCGTGGCGTAGGTCGTCGCGGCAGCTGAGGGCGTCGTGGTCGTAGGAGGGAGGGACATAGTCGACGCTGTGAAGTCACTGCCCTCGAGAAGCATGATCGGCTTGTACCCGAAGGACTCGGGCGTCGTGCACCTGGGGGGAAATGGAGACGACGACATGATTACCTtgttgttctcatcatcatcagcaaaccactGAAAACTTCCACTAATTACTTACgactcctcacaacaccaccccctctccctccctcaccctcccactccttcccctcttaATTACGTCCATGTTTAATTACTGTGAGTCGACGGAGCTTTGAGGCTGTGAACAACAGCTGTTTTTTGCTGTTATTTTCCTGTATTTAGTAaacatgtgttgtggtggtgtgaggggaaaaCAGGGCAAACTGTAAGGTAGACTAATGCTTATATAGATGTAAACAGCAGTAATGTATTAACTATGAGCACAaaaagatgtgtatgtgtgtgtgtgtgtggtggtcatcctcctcatccacctaccTGACGCTGTATGACCTGTAGAAGTTGACTGGTGAGTGAGTCATCCACCTCTTCAGCCACATGACCTTCCCTGGTCGACTACAGTCCCAGGTGTTGCCGCTCAGCTTGGCCACCTGCAATACAAGCTTCGTTATCTCCTGAATTACCTAAAAACTGCCTCGTATCGTTCAAACTGCCTCGTATCGTTCAAACTGCCTCGTATCGTTCAAACTGCCTCGTATCGTTCATGAGTTTGCACGTCTGGTTGTTCGTGTGTTGTTGATCTAGATAGAGTTTTCCCTGTGAAATGCTGCTATGAAAACAAaggcttgtgttgtgtgtggctttgGTAGATGGCTTCGTGTAAATTGGATGTGTTTCTGATGCTTTCTTAGATCCGTCACTTCTCTCGCTTTTGAGACTTTAAGAAGAGCCTTAGTAGATACGATGCTATGTTGTGTGCTGTTAAGTATAAGTAGTAATGACagtagctgtatatatatatatatatatatatatatatatatagacgtatgTGTAAGTTTGTGGACGATTCTGTCCAAGACTCCACTCCTTGTCTTTAGAAACATCACAGGACGGAAAGACAGAGGGAGTTTTACTGTCCCTGTCTCCTGTCTTGAGTTACGACACGGGTAATTCACCTACAGGACTACAGTAGAAGGTGTAGGAACTTACCTGCAGCTTTGGGAAGAAGGCGGGGAAATCTGTcctgagggaggtgaggtcgtTGTGCATGATGTTTAGCTCCCTAATGCCTCGCAAGGAGTGTAGCATGCGGGTGGTGTTGACGAGGCGAGCCACCAGCTGTGGAGACCCGTACATCTCCAGGATCTGGAGACCCTTCAGGGGGTCGAAGAAGTTGGCGGGGATCTCGACCGAAGTCGAGTGGATCCGCGACATCTGCAGGACCCGGACCGACGTCAGGCCCGTCATGATGTCCGCGTCGAGCGTGAGTATCGGGTTCTGGGAGAGGTCGAGCGTCTCTAGACTCGACAGCCGAGCGAACACCCGACCCGTGAGGTTGTTCAGCCGGTTGGCCTGGAGGTCGAGGGTCTTGAGGCTCGTTAGCTCGCACAGGGCGCACGGGGCGATGGTGGCGATGTGATTTCTCTGGAGGAACATCTGCTCCAGGTTGGACTGGACTCTGAAGTCGCCGTCGCGAAGGGCGTCGATCTGGTTCTCCTCTATGTACAAGGCTCGAAgtgccggagggagggagagcgggatGTTCGTGAGGCTGTTGCCGTTCAGCCAGAGGCGAGCCAGGTACTCGTGGCGGCCAAGGGCGTCCTCCTCCAGGATCTCCAAGCCGTTGTCGTCCAGGACCAGGAGGCCCAGGTAAGGGTACGAGTCGAGGTCTCCTCGGTGGATCTCTCGTATGGAATTTTTCGCGAGGCGCAGGTCGCGCACGAACTGCGTCAGGGCCTGGGGCACTCGCCCGATGCCGATGTTCGAGACGTCGATGTACTGGAGGCGAGAGCCGAAGAAATCCAGCGTGGCCAGCGAGGAGAGCGGGTTGTTGGAGAGGATGAGGTGCGCCAGGCTGGTCAGGTGCTGGAAGGCCGCCACCTCCACCGTCAGGATCTTGTTCGCGTCCAGGTTCACGTACTGGACCCTGTCCAGGCCCTGGAAGGTGTCCTGGGTGAGGCTGGTGAGCGTGTTCTCCCGCAGGTTCAGGTGTTGCAGCGTCGGGAGGTGGGTGAACGGCTGCGTCAGGTTGGACAGCTGGTTGGCGGAGAGGTCCAGGTGTCGCAGCGACCTGAGGCCACGGAAGGAGTCGGGCCCCAGGACGACCAACCGGTTCTCGGACAGATCCAACCGGTCGAGGTCCGTCAGGGAGGCGAAGGCGTCGTTGTAAAGCCTGGTGAGGTTGCACTGGTTGAGCTGTAGTTCGCGCAGGCCGGGCAGATGGCGCAGCTGCGTCGCCCCGAGCTCCGGCACCAGGAACCCGCGCAGCTCGACGCGGGTCAGGCCCGGCGGGAGTTTTGGCGGCGCCCACTGTCCGTCCCCGACGCACGTAGCGTACCCCgcctggatggagggaggggaaaagataCGTCAAAAAAGATACTCTCCATGTCTCTATTATCTCTTTAATTATAGCTGAGTTATCATGACATGGGCTGCTTCTCCGTCTGTCCTGTCTTGTCTCAGTCCGTCTATCCATCTTCTcagtccgtctgtccgtctgtctcccGTCTATCCCCACGTAAATACCCACTGAGTAACGTCCAAGTGGAGGAAGATTTCGAAGTCAGGTTTTAGGGACTTCGAGTGTGACACAGGTCGACACAGAACAGCAGCTCGGATGATCAACACGAccaagaagatgatgatgttaacaaggaagagaattctgaccacctcgagcacgacggtacgaccctcgagcacgacggtacgaccctcgagcacgacggtacgaccctcgagcacaacggtatgaccctcgagcacgacggcacgaccctcgagcacgacggtatgaccctcgagcacgacggtatgaccctcgagcacaacggtatgaccctcgagcacgacggcacgacccttgagcacgacggtacgaccctcgagcacgacggtatgaccctcgagcacaacggtatgaccctcgagcacgacggcacgaccctcgagcacgacggtatgaccctcgagcacgacggtacgaccctcgagcacgacagtacgaccctcgagcacgacggtacgacccttggcttggAGTGCCTTGTATCCCCTGTGCGAGGCGAGGCGCCAGAGAACAGGACCTTCCCGAACTCAAGACTCGTGCtcctgccgtcgtgttcaaaggtgttTTGAAACCCTTTAAGCACTTCGAGACTGAATCCCACGACGGAGGAAAGAGATCcagcgaggacacacacacacacacacacacacacacacacacacacacacacacacatacacacacacacatcttgcccCATAAAAGCAGAGGAAGTCTATTGAGAATACAGAATTTGAAATGATGTACCTGATTCCTAAAGACACAAGGGAACATCAATTACTTCTCTATAAAGAAAGACAGAGAGGTATCATATTGCAGCAGTCGGATGGGAGGTAAGAGACCGACCCCCATCCATTTACACTTT
The sequence above is a segment of the Panulirus ornatus isolate Po-2019 chromosome 12, ASM3632096v1, whole genome shotgun sequence genome. Coding sequences within it:
- the LOC139751834 gene encoding uncharacterized protein — protein: MGRKRLERRLIKVVVWCWCVTGVVFGTPQEGGDADGSFGDPETEEVTEVRNDPAEDTGGVPPCPASCFCEEEAGYATCVGDGQWAPPKLPPGLTRVELRGFLVPELGATQLRHLPGLRELQLNQCNLTRLYNDAFASLTDLDRLDLSENRLVVLGPDSFRGLRSLRHLDLSANQLSNLTQPFTHLPTLQHLNLRENTLTSLTQDTFQGLDRVQYVNLDANKILTVEVAAFQHLTSLAHLILSNNPLSSLATLDFFGSRLQYIDVSNIGIGRVPQALTQFVRDLRLAKNSIREIHRGDLDSYPYLGLLVLDDNGLEILEEDALGRHEYLARLWLNGNSLTNIPLSLPPALRALYIEENQIDALRDGDFRVQSNLEQMFLQRNHIATIAPCALCELTSLKTLDLQANRLNNLTGRVFARLSSLETLDLSQNPILTLDADIMTGLTSVRVLQMSRIHSTSVEIPANFFDPLKGLQILEMYGSPQLVARLVNTTRMLHSLRGIRELNIMHNDLTSLRTDFPAFFPKLQVAKLSGNTWDCSRPGKVMWLKRWMTHSPVNFYRSYSVRCTTPESFGYKPIMLLEGSDFTASTMSLPPTTTTPSAAATTYATTAPPAVAVVVASEEEGEVEMGGEGNGTDSWGNVTGTDVPPGATSPPPGTGSRDLARGDRNSSHVGIVPLRPTGGPASTTVSRGAPGDGAATPAASVTPENLRDLVGPDRPTEATTPTTVTSATQASSPRPLVTTQTTTTSHAAQNLSTSTSVKPPTSATSLTPSPPPPPPPPSSTTPTDPPYWVVHNRMPPRNATQSPVPTTGSLSPAAATEPQPLPGERDKEREETKRKKILEKPRKIRVNTPDAAPTSLNTRGRDKSPSLHRPQKMDHNKDLWIYRGDSHHGLSPGQPLPMGLGHGRVSDGAVVGAGIVASCVGVALLVGGYLLARGRSKAGPIWETSTYWRDGSDEDVVMAVGVGTTGTGLMTESEGTVGVVTETHRGLNNRLYLLLQRDSTTGITPDTLPDPRSHSPAPDWH